The genomic region AATGCGGTTCCATTCCGGTTTCTTTCAGGGTTTCGGCCACCGCTTCGATCAGGGAACGGCTGCGGAAATGGATGTCACTGAGGTTGACCGACACCGGAATTTTGCCCACACCGGCATCTTCGAGCCTCTGGTTCATCTGGCAGACTTCCAAAAGCACCCAACGGGTCATGTCCTCAATGATGCCCATTTCTTCCGCAATGGGAATGAAACGTGCAGGAGGGACTTCACCAAGTTCTGCTGAGGTCCAGCGCATCAGGGCCTCCACACCCATGACCCTGGAGGTCTGCAAATCCATGATCGGCTGGTAATGGAGTTGCAGTTCATGGCGGTGCAGCACAGAGCGCAGGGCGGTTTCGATGCGCAAACGGTCCATGGCCTTCAGGCGCATGTCTTCGGTGAAAAAAGAAAACTGGTTGCGACCTGCATGTTTGGCGTGGTACAGGGCCGTGTCGGCATGCTTGCGCAGCAGCTCAAAGCTGGTGGCATCCTCGGGGAACAGGCTGATGCCGATGGAGTGTGCAGCGATCAATTCGTGACCATCGATCTGAAAAGGGGCCAGAGAATCGTGGATCAGGCGTCTGGCCACTTCGGTGGTTTCAGGGTAGGAGGTGTCTGGAATCACCACAATGAACTCGTCGCCACTCTGGCGGGCCACCAGACCCTTGGAGGGCAAACTCTGGCGGATGCGGGCCGCCACCTGAATGAGCAGTTTGTCTCCAGCAGCATGCCCGAGCGAGTCGTTGACGTTCTTGAAGTTGTCCATGTCCATGTACAGAAAGGCCAACTGTTTGCCGGTCTGCTCCGAGACTTTCAGCAGTTCCGTGACCTGATTTTCGATGGCCACCCGGTTGGGAAGGCCGGTCAGGGCATCGTAAAACGCCAGTTTGCGGATGCGCGCTTCTGAAGCTTCCCGTTCCAGCACGATCCTGACCAGATCCACGCAGGTGTCAATCATGCGCCGCTGGAAAGAACTCGGGGCTTTGGGCTGACGGTAATAAATGGCGAAGGTGGCCAGCACCGTCCCAGAGCGGTCTTGCACCGGGTTGGACCAGCAGGCCCGCAGGTGGTGGGTCCGGGCCAGCGTCCGGTAATTCTCCCAGAGCGGATCGGTCTCGATGTCTGCCACAATCACGGTGCGGCCAATGTAAGCTGCAGTGCCACAAGATCCAGCCTGTGGCCCAGCATTCAGGCCATTGACGGCATTCATGTAAGCCGTGGGCAAACTGGGGGCAGCAAGGTGCCAGAGGGTCTGGTTTCGGGCGTCGTAGCGCAGCACCGAACACAGGGCTCCGGGGTTGATGTCTTCGATCATGGAACACAGGCCCAGCAGGATTTCACGGGTGTTCTCTGAACGGGCAGTCAAGTACAGGATGTGCTGCTGGATGGCGTTCAGTTGCTCGATTTGTTTGCGTTCGGTGGTGTCCCGAACAATGGCCAGCACTTTTTCGCGGGTGTAAGGCACGAAACGCGCCTCGAAATAACGCCTTTCGGAGTACTGGTCGAGGGCATATTCCAGCACCTCGGGCTCGCCGTCCTGATGGACCGTTTCGATGGCCTCCATGAACAGGTGGGCGAGGTGCTCAGGAAAGACTTCTCTGGGGGTGAGGCCCAGAAACTGGTGGGGCATGCCGTGCAAATCCCGCTCGTCCTGCAAACTGTAATCCAGAAAGCGACCATTGCGGTCAATCACCAGCATCAGGTCGGGCAGGGCACGGAGCACCGCATTGGTGCGCGATTCGGTGTCCTTGATGCGCTCAGCGGCCTGAGCGTTCCAAGCCTCCTCCTGCTCCAGACGGTTCTTCTGCTCTGCAACTTTCATTTCCAGTTCGGCGTTCAGGTTCAGGAAACGCCGTTCTGAATCTTTGCGGCGGGTGATGTCCTGCGCCGTCACCAGCACCCGGTTGGTGCCCGAGACACTGTCTTTGACCGGAACAAATGTGAACTCAAACCAGCGGGGTTCTTTGCCTTCAATTTTTGCTTCAGTGAGGCTGTGGTCCCCATCCAGAGCTTTCTGAAAGTGCTTGAGGAAAGCTGCATTGAGTTGCTCTGGCACATAGTGAAACATGTCTTCGCCAAGGACCAGTTCTTTCTGGGACATGGCAGCAAGCGCATACTGGGCGTAGGTGTTGAACACCAGCAATTTGCGGTAAGGGTCCAGCAGCACAAAAGCCTGATGGGTGTTGTCCACGATGGCTTTGAGGTTGGCTTCGGAATGCACAAGTGCGGTCTGGGCTTCTTTGACAGGCTGCAAGTCCTGAATCACGGCGATCATGCTGCCCAGTTCGCCCAGAGCAATTTTGAGGTTGTACACCGACAGCATGCCCCAGACCACCCGGCCATCTTTGCGCACATAGCGTTTTTCAATGGTGAAGTGGTCCATTTTGCCGTCCAGAAGGTCCTGATACAAACGGGAATTCTCTGGCACGCTGGAAGGATGGGACACGTCTTCCCAGTGGAGGCCTTTGAGTTCTTCTTCTGAATAACCCAGAAAATCGCAGAACTTCTGGTTGGCCCGAACCAGCCTCTGGCGGTGGTCCAGCACCACGATGCCCAGAGCGGTCTGGGAGAAATTCAGTTCCAGAAAACGAGCAGCACTTTCAAGCTCACCCACACGGTTGCGTAAGTGGTTCAGTTCTTGCTGGGAGTCCACGTGGTGCTCAGTCATCAAATAACCTCAACTTCTGCCCAACTGCATTCTGGAACGTGCAACCATCCT from Deinococcus misasensis DSM 22328 harbors:
- a CDS encoding sensor domain-containing protein, which gives rise to MTEHHVDSQQELNHLRNRVGELESAARFLELNFSQTALGIVVLDHRQRLVRANQKFCDFLGYSEEELKGLHWEDVSHPSSVPENSRLYQDLLDGKMDHFTIEKRYVRKDGRVVWGMLSVYNLKIALGELGSMIAVIQDLQPVKEAQTALVHSEANLKAIVDNTHQAFVLLDPYRKLLVFNTYAQYALAAMSQKELVLGEDMFHYVPEQLNAAFLKHFQKALDGDHSLTEAKIEGKEPRWFEFTFVPVKDSVSGTNRVLVTAQDITRRKDSERRFLNLNAELEMKVAEQKNRLEQEEAWNAQAAERIKDTESRTNAVLRALPDLMLVIDRNGRFLDYSLQDERDLHGMPHQFLGLTPREVFPEHLAHLFMEAIETVHQDGEPEVLEYALDQYSERRYFEARFVPYTREKVLAIVRDTTERKQIEQLNAIQQHILYLTARSENTREILLGLCSMIEDINPGALCSVLRYDARNQTLWHLAAPSLPTAYMNAVNGLNAGPQAGSCGTAAYIGRTVIVADIETDPLWENYRTLARTHHLRACWSNPVQDRSGTVLATFAIYYRQPKAPSSFQRRMIDTCVDLVRIVLEREASEARIRKLAFYDALTGLPNRVAIENQVTELLKVSEQTGKQLAFLYMDMDNFKNVNDSLGHAAGDKLLIQVAARIRQSLPSKGLVARQSGDEFIVVIPDTSYPETTEVARRLIHDSLAPFQIDGHELIAAHSIGISLFPEDATSFELLRKHADTALYHAKHAGRNQFSFFTEDMRLKAMDRLRIETALRSVLHRHELQLHYQPIMDLQTSRVMGVEALMRWTSAELGEVPPARFIPIAEEMGIIEDMTRWVLLEVCQMNQRLEDAGVGKIPVSVNLSDIHFRSRSLIEAVAETLKETGMEPHYLDLEVTESLLMSNLDTAIDLLGELSDLGVTVSLDDFGTGYSSLTYLQRLPLDRLKVDRSFMTNLVADQRGQAVTRAVIALGHSLGLMVVAEGVEDKAQHDWLRKLNCDGVQGFLMAHPLQEAQLVEFLKEHPALGD